The proteins below are encoded in one region of Coffea arabica cultivar ET-39 chromosome 4c, Coffea Arabica ET-39 HiFi, whole genome shotgun sequence:
- the LOC113739584 gene encoding uncharacterized protein isoform X3: MHYFSLKAEEHVLLVFGWLHKWVMRSADLDPLQPLLKKCVSLLETEIVPSTTETSRPRVQLDRITVWLGIKALLGFLEPPAFEEGILDRYPVFLSVVLNQISDDLEFSHAVNCLRLLFQMLGYKLWWRSTLSPSVMCNTLLGQCFHTRNEKSHKEIFDLFQPFLQSLEALQDGEHEMQRRHLLYFLLHQVTVSSNFSVLMRKKACQIALLIVHRGYKINPPCPPYECAHMWCPSLVSSLKDSSLHISLRQPALDLIQTVVISDASALVATILNNHLLSCNEKVVPVEANDENDNNEELLIGEDIEEKYTSCWNEFHLQMKNTTLTYREWLCIPMLWFDVLVGIDPLILPVSFSKAVFWALSRFSMVEAEYSIRMSVSIGDLLTTCASEISHLFGWKIPSGSDDGGDRAESKNSIGVSKMYIPLIRTFRRLASHYIFRMEQSELKKQWTWEPGMADSLILFLVDPNDNDRQVSRLILEQFSGEKGLTSGLRFLCSSQSSLAAIFLGLRHALKLVHLDAVLLNFQTLHHFFFVLCKLIKEGNSCRDPIARGSRGDLNVPEFSSLGGFLRQPVINLRKDDLNSSVVNSTVWEKFCCSISEMAWPSVKKCLAEGKAFKDDKISQMTSVRLLEILPIIFGELYPNSGLTMKAITDMKWLHDFMDWGRSSLAVVARYWKQALVSLLGVLKKSCSQNTACAIRAVERLISSDNVAMDEMNDQVTCLSLSLVDDGSSALNKSNMKPKSIFSEELLDGQNCLLENVKLLSSNAVEEHMTGLDGLIGRERDNGIILLDDDEKPAISAVEKIQSYLGLTQDSFDNKAFSSVPMERTLHCNEENNSTTGCLGYSSETLCEGSIEGFSPIIQKLEMDKTEGREWPAPDLMFKSIESKEKEISPKHNKNYFCPPQNVSDLKSSDESVDSGGTGSSKSQLGWKMKAPVGTSNIFNSNSKDHKSDDKVLEKSHLVTNKVLHHDREDDSWDFSFFKSARPHKSLLSKPSNPGAKRQVIQLNLPMQNRSGSWRLNLEKGRFKAPRLDDWYKAILELDYFVTVGLASEDKGGNRKFGKLKEVPVCFKSPDEYVEIFRALVLEEFKAQLHSSFQEMTSLDEMCYGGISVLSVERIDDFHMVRCVHDEAESSGSRSFLENDLILLTRQPLPRSFHGDIHVVGKVEKREIDIKRRSSVLVLRLYLQNGSSRLNRARKFLVERSKWCISHIMSITPQLREFQALSSLREIPLLPVILNPACHTGVNNSRRENLGRLSQPLQQVLRSSYNGSQLQAISAAIGSFDLKKDFEVSLVQGPPGTGKTRTILGIVSGLLAFSRTRDKKRTGSRDPSCTTSSDMHSRSQINQSAAIARAWQDAALAKQLHEEEDRSTKSSGSCSRGRILICAQSNAAVDELVSRISTEGLYGCDGLIYKPYLVRVGNIRTVHPNSLPYFIDTLVDQRVVEETANDGKTEIGVDSVSVLRSNLERLVDQIRFYEAKRANLVGRDPDTRRQLEGSVKGDDLKEPIDTEIEAKLKRLYEKKKAFYKDLSHAQTQEKKASEESKARKQKLRRAILKEAEVVVTTLSGCGGDLYGVCAESILSHKFSSSTESTLFDAVVVDEAAQALEPATLIPLQLLKSKGTRCIMVGDPKQLPATVLSNIASKYLYQCSMFERLQRAGHPVVMLTQQYRMHPEICRFPSLHFYDGKLKNGDQMSSKAAVFHETEGLGPYMFFDVVDGQESHGKNTGSLSLYNECEADAAVEVLRHFKKRYPLEFVGGRIGVITPYKRQLSVLRSRFSSAFGSSISAEMEFNTVDGFQGREVDILVLSTVRAAEHQASRLSSSSIGFVADVRRMNVALTRAKFSLWILGNARTLQTNENWASLLKDAKERNLVTQVRRPYNNLIFNSASHEIPPDEGPGNHLRQLQHVNKVKAVAKHADVQNKRAKDISEKKRKYIMSEAPVDAVTGEIEHVVPSVKTVAQSKIRVTNKNNSPLVKDFASVFVENSGGQICQGLKPSIDRSQAGNEGTSGRRISPMKIKSMELNSPDGNMGGNSSNDQEHLEKVICENRRHLKRQASRRRLGPSKHQRSSLMMDTGVTSPEGSLSADRGYVEKASGQVELPNDTILKRKQQRDAVDALLSSALISSKKPESSAKSVPVRTLSSTSVEGGVIRTRKLGKAPHKDTHIPATSPIISRKEEILDER, from the exons ATGCATTACTTTTCCTTAAAAGCAGAAGAACACGTTCTATTGGTTTTCGGCTGGCTGCACAAATGGGTAAT GAGATCAGCTGACTTGGATCCTCTGCAGCCTTTGCTGAAGAAATGTGTTAGTCTTCTGGAGACTGAAATAGTGCCATCAACTACTGAGACTTCTAGACCTAGGGTGCAGCTGGACCGAATAACTGTATGGCTCGGGATTAAAGCATT GCTTGGGTTCTTAGAACCTCCAGCATTTGAGGAAGGGATATTAGACCGCTACCCTGTTTTTTTGAGTGTCGTACTTAACCAAATTAGTGATGATCTTGAATTTTCTCACGCTGTTAATTGCCTGAGGCTGCTTTTCCAAATGCTTG GATATAAGCTTTGGTGGAGATCAACATTGTCTCCAAGTGTTATGTGTAATACATTGCTAGGTCAATGTTTTCATACTCGTAATGAGAAAAGCCACAAAGAAATTTTTGATCTTTTCCAGCCTTTTTTGCAG TCTCTTGAAGCTTTACAAGATGGAGAGCATGAAATGCAACGGAGGCATCTTCTTTACTTCCTTTTGCATCAAGTGACCGTGAGTAGTAACTTCAGTGTACTGATGCGAAAAAAGGCTTGTCAG ATTGCTCTTCTCATTGTTCACCGAGGTTACAAGATTAACCCCCCTTGCCCACCTTATGAATGTGCGCACATGTG GTGCCCTTCTCTTGTCTCTTCTTTGAAGGATTCATCCCTTCATATCTCACTGAGACAACCAGCCTTGGATCTTATTCAAACAGTTGTAATTTCTGATGCTTCTGCTTTGGTTGCCACAATTTTGAACAATCATTTGCTCTCATGTAACGAAAAAGTTGTGCCTGTTGAGGCTAATGATGAAAATGACAACAATGAAGAGCTCCTTATTGGTGAAGATATTGAAGAGAAGTACACAAGTTGTTGGAATGAATTCCATCTGCAGATGAAAAATACTACACTGACATATAGGGAGTGGCTGTGCATTCCAATGCTATGGTTTGATGTTCTAGTTGGAATTGATCCTTTGATCCTTCCGGTATCATTTTCCAAAGCTGTTTTTTGGGCTCTATCTCGTTTCTCTATGGTAGAGGCAGAGTATAGCATCCGAATGTCAGTTTCAATAGGGGATTTGCTGACAACCTGTGCTTCAGAAATTTCTCATCTTTTTGGTTGGAAGATCCCTTCTGGTTCTGACGATGGTGGAGATAGAGCAGAGTCCAAAAACTCCATTGGTGTCTCAAAAATGTATATTCCTCTCATAAGGACATTTAGGAG GTTGGCTTCCCACTATATTTTCAGAATGGAGCAAAGTGAACTGAAGAAGCAGTGGACTTGGGAGCCAGGGATGGCTGATAGTCTGattctttttcttgttgatccaaatgat AATGACAGACAAGTGAGTAGGCTTATCCTTGAGCAATTTTCAGGCGAAAAGGGCCTTACTTCTGGTCTGCGGTTTCTCTGTTCGAGCCAATCTTCATTGGCAGCCATCTTTCTGGGGTTGAGGCATGCCCTGAAACTG GTTCACTTGGATGCTGTGTTGCTGAACTTTCAAACGCTACACCATTTCTTCTTTGTGCTATGCAAATTAATTAAAGAAGGAAATTCATGTAGAGATCCAATTGCTCGGGGTTCTCGAGGAGATTTAAATGTTCCAGAGTTTTCTTCCCTAGGTGGATTTTTAAGGCAGCCTGTAATTAATCTGAGAAAGGACGACCTAAATTCATCTGTTGTCAATTCTACAGTCTGGGAGAAATTCTGTTGCTCAATATCAGAAATGGCATGGCCATCTGTGAAGAAGTGTTTGGCTGAAGGCAAGGCATTCAAAGATGATAAAATATCTCAG ATGACAAGTGTCCGTCTACTTGAGATCCTTCCTATTATATTTGGTGAACTTTATCCAAATTCAGGCCTCACAATGAAAGCTATAACTGACATGAAGTGGCTTCATGATTTCATGGATTGGGGTAGGTCATCACTTGCTGTGGTGGCTAGATACTGGAAACAAGCTCTAGTTTCTTTGCTGGGTGTGCTTAAGAAGTCATGCAGTCAAAATACTGCTTGTGCAATTAGGGCTGTGGAGAGGCTCATCTCATCAG ATAATGTTGCAATGGATGAAATGAATGATCAAGTCACATGCCTCTCTCTTTCATTGGTGGATGACGGTTCTTCTGCATTAAATAAATCAAACATGAAACCCAAATCAATATTCTCTGAAGAGCTATTGGACGGGCAAAATTGTTTGCTTGAAAATGTGAAATTGTTATCCTCGAATGCTGTAGAAGAACATATGACAGGCTTGGATGGATTAATTGGTAGAGAGAGGGATAATGGGATAATTCTTCTGGATGATGATGAAAAACCAGCAATTTCTGCTGTTGAGAAGATTCAATCTTATCTTGGGTTGACTCAAGATAGTTTTGATAATAAGGCTTTTTCTTCTGTTCCTATGGAAAGAACTTTGCATtgtaatgaagaaaataattctaCGACTGGTTGTTTGGGATATTCATCAGAAACTCTTTGCGAAGGAAGTATAGAGGGTTTTTCACCTATCATTCAGAAGCTGGAGATGGATAAAACTGAAGGCAGAGAGTGGCCTGCACCTGACTTGATGTTTAAGTCCATCGAGAGTAAGGAAAAAGAGATTAGCCCTAAACACAATAAGAATTACTTTTGTCCTCCACAAAATGTATCTGACTTAAAGTCATCGGATGAAAGTGTAGATTCAGGGGGAACTGGTTCTTCCAAGTCTCAACTTGGTTGGAAAATGAAAGCACCAGTTGGTACAAGTAATATCTTTAACAGCAACAGCAAGGACCACAAAAGCGATGACAAAGTTCTAGAAAAAAGTCATCTAGTCACAAACAAGGTATTACATCATGATAGAGAAGATGATTCATGGGATTTTTCGTTTTTCAAGTCAGCAAGGCCTCACAAATCACTGTTATCCAAACCAAGCAACCCTGGTGCTAAACGACAAGTCATTCAACTCAACTTACCCATGCAAAACAGGTCTGGGAGCTGGAGGCTGAATCTTGAAAAGGGAAGATTTAAGGCTCCCAGGCTTGATGATTGGTATAAGGCAATTCTAGAGTTGGATTACTTTGTGACAGTTGGATTAGCATCAGAAGACAAAGGTGGGAATAGGAAGTTTGGCAAATTGAAGGAGGTCCCTGTTTGTTTTAAATCACCTGATGAATATGTTGAAATTTTTCGTGCACTAGTACTAGAAGAATTTAAGGCACAGCTTCACAGTTCTTTTCAGGAGATGACATCTTTAGATGAGATGTGTTATGGAGGTATTTCTGTGCTGTCTGTTGAGCGAATTGATGATTTTCATATGGTTCGCTGTGTCCATGATGAAGCTGAATCCTCGGGTTCTAGGAGCTTCTTGGAGAATGATCTCATATTGCTTACTAGGCAACCATTGCCACGTTCTTTCCATGGGGACATTCACGTGGTTGGGAAG GTTGAAAAGCGTGAAATAGACATTAAAAGAAGATCAAGTGTCTTAGTTCTCAGACTGTATCTGCAAAATGGATCTTCTCGTCTTAATCGAGCTAGAAAGTTTCTTGTTGAACGAAGTAAATGGTGCATTAGTCACATTATGAGCATTACACCTCAACTCCGAGAATTCCAAGCATTGTCATCATTAAGAGAAATTCCTTTGCTTCCTGTTATCTTGAATCCAGCCTGTCATACTGGTGTTAATAATTCTAGAAGAGAAAATCTTGGCAGATTGTCTCAGCCTTTGCAGCAGGTTTTAAGGTCCTCATATAATGGCTCTCAACTGCAAGCTATCTCTGCTGCTATtggatcatttgatttgaaaaagGATTTTGAAGTGTCCCTTGTACAGGGTCCACCAG GGACTGGTAAGACTAGAACAATTTTGGGAATTGTGAGTGGTTTGCTAGCATTTTCCCGGACTAGGGATAAGAAAAGAACGGGAAGTCGGGATCCATCTTGTACGACTAGCTCTGACATGCATTCCAGATCACAGATCAATCAGTCTGCTGCGATTGCAAGGGCATGGCAGGATGCAGCATTGGCCAAGCAACTACATGAAGAGGAAGACAGGAGCACCAAGTCCTCTGGCAGTTGCAGTAGAGGACGGATTCTCATCTGTGCTCAATCCAATGCTGCAGTTGATGAGTTAGTGTCTAGAATATCAACTGAAGGGCTTTATGGTTGTGATGGACTGATATATAAACCATATCTTGTTAGAGTTGGCAATATCAGGACTGTTCATCCGAATTCACTGCCTTACTTTATTGACACACTTGTTGATCAGCGTGTGGTTGAGGAGACTGCGAATGATGGAAAGACTGAGATTGGTGTGGACTCAGTCTCAGTTCTTCGTTCTAATCTGGAGCGTTTAGTTGATCAAATCAGATTTTATGAAGCCAAGCGTGCGAACTTGGTGGGTAGAGATCCAGATACAAGAAGACAATTAGAAGGGAGTGTTAAAGGTGATGACTTGAAGGAGCCAATTGATACAGAAATTGAAGCAAAGCTGAAAAGATTGtatgagaaaaagaaagcatTCTATAAAGATCTTTCCCATGCACAAACTCAGGAGAAAAAGGCCAGTGAAGAAAGCAAAGCTCGTAAACAGAAGTTGCGAAGGGCTATATTGAAAGAAGCTGAAGTTGTCGTGACTACACTGAGTGGCTGTGGTGGAGATCTTTATGGGGTTTGTGCTGAATCTATCTTGAGCCATAAGTTCAGCAGTTCAACAGAAAGCACCCTATTTGATGCTGTTGTAGTAGATGAAGCAGCACAA GCCCTTGAACCTGCTACATTGATTCCTCTTCAGCTGTTAAAGTCAAAGGGAACCAGATGTATAATG GTTGGTGATCCCAAACAGCTTCCTGCTACAGTTCTTTCTAACATTGCCAGCAAATATTTATATCAGTGCAGCATGTTTGAACGTTTGCAACGTGCTGGTCATCCTGTTGTGATGCTTACCCAACAG TATAGGATGCACCCGGAGATATGTCGCTTTCCTTCGTTGCACTTCTATGATGGGAAGTTGAAAAACGGCGACCAGATGTCCAGCAAAGCTGCAGTCTTCCATGAGACTGAGGGCCTTGGCCCTTACATGTTCTTTGATGTCGTTGATGGACAGGAAAGTCATGGTAAGAACACTGGTTCGCTATCCCTCTACAATGAATGTGAGGCTGATGCTGCTGTTGAAGTACTAAGACATTTTAAGAAGAG GTACCCATTGGAATTTGTCGGTGGAAGGATTGGTGTAATAACTCCATACAAGCGTCAACTTTCTGTTTTGCGTTCACGATTTTCCAGTGCATTTGGTTCTTCTATTTCAGCTGAAATGGAGTTTAATACAGTTGATGGTTTTCAAGGTCGAGAGGTTGACATCTTGGTACTTTCCACGGTTAGAGCAGCTGAACATCAGGCATCCAGATTGAGTTCTAGCAGTATTGGATTCGTTGCTGATGTTAGACGCATGAATGTTGCTCTCACAAGGGCCAAATTTTCCTTGTGGATTTTGGGAAATGCAAGAACGTTGCAGACAAACGAGAACTGGGCTTCTCTCCTGAAGGATGCTAAAGAAAGAAATTTGGTAACACAAGTTAGAAGACCATACAACAATCTTATCTTCAATTCAGCTTCACATGAAATTCCTCCCGACGAAGGTCCTGGGAATCATTTGAGGCAGCTGCAGCACGTCAATAAGGTAAAAGCAGTTGCCAAGCATGCTGATGTGCAAAACAAAAGGGCCAAAGATATATctgaaaagaagagaaaatacaTTATGAGTGAAGCACCTGTTGATGCTGTGACAGGTGAAATTGAGCATGTTGTACCGTCTGTAAAAACCGTTGCACAAAGCAAAATAAGAGTCACGAACAAAAATAATTCTCCGTTGGTAAAGGATTTTGCATCTGTTTTTGTTGAAAATAGCGGGGGCCAAATATGCCAGGGTTTGAAGCCTTCCATTGATAGAAGTCAAGCCGGGAATGAGGGAACTTCTGGTAGAAGGATTAGCCCAATGAAAATTAAGAGTATGGAACTCAATTCACCAGATGGAAATATGGGTGGAAATTCGAGCAATGACCAAGAGCATTTGGAGAAAGTGATATGTGAGAATCGTAGACATTTGAAACGTCAAGCATCCCGAAGGCGTTTAGGTCCTTCCAAGCATCAAAGAAGTTCGCTGATGATGGACACAGGCGTAACATCTCCTGAAGGAAGCCTGAGTGCAGACAGAGGTTACGTTGAGAAAGCTTCAGGTCAAGTAGAATTGCCTAATGAtacaattttgaaaagaaaacaacaacGTGATGCTGTTGATGCTCTTCTTTCTTCTGCTCTTATATCGTCAAAGAAGCCCGAATCCTCAGCAAAATCTGTGCCCGTTAGGACGCTTTCCTCAACTAGTGTTGAAGGTGGTGTAATCCGGACCCGAAAATTGGGAAAAG CCCCACATAAAGATACTCATATTCCAGCCACGTCCCCCATAATTTCAAGGAAAGAAGAAATACTTGATGAAAGATAG